One part of the Lycium ferocissimum isolate CSIRO_LF1 chromosome 8, AGI_CSIRO_Lferr_CH_V1, whole genome shotgun sequence genome encodes these proteins:
- the LOC132066408 gene encoding uncharacterized protein LOC132066408 — protein sequence MCEYHGTHGHKTEDCYQLRKEVARLLKNGHLREFLSDRAKGHYKGRENHKHIKLVEPQHVINMIIGGPDIPRGPMMKRTKVSIVREKRTRDYMPKGSISFNDEDAEGIIQPHNDALVISILIFKSQVKCIFIDPSSSANIIRWSGRTTGAVGPNCADSSCY from the coding sequence ATGTGTGAGTATCATGGGACTCATGGCCATAAGACCGAAGACTGTTACCAATTGAGAAAGGAGGTGGCTCGGTTGTTGAAAAATGGTCACCTTCGTGAATTCTTGAGTGACCGAGCCAAAGGACACTATAAAGGCAGAGAAAATCACAAACATATCAAGCTCGTGGAGCCGCAACACgtgatcaatatgataatcGGAGGACCAGATATACCACGAGGACCAATGATGAAGAGGACAAAGGTTTCAATTGTTCGAGAGAAGCGGACTAGGGATTATATGCCCAAAGGATCTATTTCCTTCAACGATGAGGATGCCGAAGGCATCATTCAGCCACATaatgatgcgttggtaatttctatccttatttttaaatctcaaGTTAAATGTATTTTTATTGATCCAAGTagctcggccaatattatccgaTGGAGTGGTAGAACAACTGGAGCTGTTGGACCAAATTGTGCTGATAGCTCGTGTTATTAG